In Candidatus Binataceae bacterium, the following are encoded in one genomic region:
- a CDS encoding TIGR04283 family arsenosugar biosynthesis glycosyltransferase, translating into MNALSVIVPMLNEERTIVRTLESIAAAASGAEAGVEVIVVDGGSSDRSRDRARPRCATLMVAPRGLARQMNAGAATAHGDVLAFVHADTLVPQSFASDIAAALDDPSVVGGRFDVRLDDDALLLRLVGRLISVRSRLSRTATGDQAIFVRREVFEQLGRYRNIELCEDLDLARRLKRAGRVACLRSCVTTSARRWRERGVMATTLRMWFIRAAFLLGVSPARLTRLYKRGGPAENEAGGR; encoded by the coding sequence GTGAACGCGCTTTCCGTGATCGTCCCGATGCTCAACGAGGAGCGCACGATCGTGCGCACGCTGGAATCGATCGCCGCCGCCGCATCCGGCGCGGAAGCGGGCGTCGAGGTTATCGTCGTGGACGGGGGAAGTTCCGATCGCAGCCGCGACCGGGCGCGACCGCGATGCGCGACGCTGATGGTAGCGCCGCGCGGTCTCGCCCGTCAGATGAACGCCGGCGCCGCGACGGCCCATGGCGACGTGCTGGCGTTCGTCCACGCCGACACGCTGGTGCCGCAAAGTTTCGCAAGCGACATCGCTGCGGCGCTCGACGACCCGTCGGTGGTCGGCGGCCGCTTCGACGTGCGCCTGGACGACGACGCTCTGCTGCTCCGCCTTGTGGGACGGCTAATCAGCGTGCGTTCGCGCCTTAGCCGGACGGCCACCGGCGACCAGGCGATCTTCGTACGCCGCGAGGTCTTCGAGCAGCTCGGCCGCTACCGCAATATCGAGCTGTGCGAGGACCTCGACCTGGCGCGCCGGCTAAAGCGCGCCGGCCGCGTCGCCTGCCTGCGCTCCTGCGTCACGACCTCGGCGCGGCGATGGCGCGAGCGCGGCGTGATGGCGACGACGTTGCGGATGTGGTTCATCCGCGCCGCCTTCCTGCTCGGCGTCTCGCCCGCGCGGCTGACCCGCCTTTACAAGCGTGGCGGGCCGGCCGAAAATGAAGCCGGAGGCCGCTAA
- a CDS encoding methyltransferase domain-containing protein translates to MNGGALSPLDKRRDWEERQRASAGPRPPEPSVGGMLDLLPRGLALDVAAGTGRHSLMLARAGFNVVAIDYAEPGLRILQSIAHAEKLPVWPLTADLATFPLPRGRFDTILNLNFLDRALVPRLIDALRPGGAMLFDTFLIDQAATGHPRNPDFLLAHYELREMLSGMDLVRYREGLVIYPDGKSAWRAAALAIRRGAS, encoded by the coding sequence ATGAACGGCGGAGCACTGAGCCCCCTGGACAAGCGCCGCGATTGGGAAGAGCGCCAGCGCGCGAGCGCCGGTCCGCGCCCGCCCGAGCCGTCGGTAGGCGGGATGCTTGACCTTCTGCCGCGCGGCCTCGCTCTCGACGTAGCGGCCGGCACCGGGCGGCACAGTCTGATGCTCGCGCGCGCGGGCTTCAACGTCGTCGCGATCGACTATGCCGAGCCTGGACTTCGCATCCTGCAATCGATCGCACACGCCGAAAAACTCCCGGTATGGCCATTGACCGCCGATCTCGCGACCTTTCCCCTGCCGCGCGGCCGCTTCGATACGATCCTCAATCTCAACTTTCTGGACCGCGCCCTGGTGCCGAGGCTTATCGACGCGCTGCGGCCGGGCGGCGCGATGCTCTTCGACACCTTTCTCATCGACCAGGCGGCGACCGGCCATCCGCGCAACCCCGATTTTCTCCTCGCGCACTACGAACTGCGCGAAATGTTGAGCGGGATGGACCTCGTGCGTTACCGCGAAGGTCTCGTCATTTATCCGGACGGCAAGAGCGCCTGGCGCGCGGCGGCCCTGGCAATCCGCAGGGGCGCCTCTTAA
- a CDS encoding CoA transferase produces the protein MKRPLDGIRVIDWTIWQQGPYSTALLGDLGAEVIKLETLDGDPGRAIFAVSGATTARNGKNFYFEANNRHKKSITLDLKKPEAREVVYQLVAKSDVFVQNYRKGVAQRLGLDYQTLREKNPRLIYATASGYGPEGPDSGEPSFDYLAQSRSGVMHIAGIDGDEPVYLFGGVADQMGAIMLSYGVITALLARERYGVGQEVNASHLGSMIALQGLNLACRNIMGTEFRRNTRENAFNPLWNHYRCADGKWLTLGMLQADRYWKDLCNTLGLPELIEDPRFKDISVRGKHCKELVAIFDKVFMTKPRDEWMKLLKAGGDFIYTVVNRVSDLPDDSQVLANDYVVDYEHPGLGAMKLVGFPVKLSQTPANPRGHAPELGEHTETLLTEMLGYSWEDVARLKEAGVI, from the coding sequence ATGAAAAGGCCACTTGATGGAATAAGAGTCATCGACTGGACCATTTGGCAACAGGGGCCGTACTCGACCGCGCTGCTGGGCGACCTGGGCGCCGAGGTAATCAAGCTGGAAACGCTCGACGGCGATCCGGGCCGTGCGATATTCGCAGTGTCGGGCGCGACCACCGCGCGCAACGGCAAGAACTTCTACTTCGAAGCCAACAACCGCCACAAAAAGAGCATCACGCTCGACCTAAAGAAGCCCGAGGCGCGCGAGGTTGTATATCAACTCGTGGCCAAGAGCGACGTCTTTGTCCAGAACTACCGCAAGGGCGTCGCCCAGCGTCTCGGTCTCGACTACCAGACGCTGCGTGAGAAGAACCCGCGGCTCATCTATGCGACCGCCTCGGGCTACGGCCCGGAAGGGCCCGACAGCGGCGAGCCATCATTCGACTATCTCGCGCAGTCGCGCTCGGGCGTGATGCACATCGCGGGAATCGACGGCGACGAGCCGGTGTACCTGTTCGGCGGCGTGGCCGACCAGATGGGTGCGATCATGTTGTCGTACGGCGTGATCACGGCGCTGCTCGCGCGCGAGCGCTACGGCGTCGGGCAGGAGGTTAACGCCTCGCACTTGGGCTCCATGATCGCGCTGCAGGGGCTGAACCTCGCGTGCCGCAACATCATGGGCACAGAGTTCCGCCGCAACACCCGCGAGAACGCCTTCAACCCGCTGTGGAACCACTACCGATGCGCCGACGGCAAGTGGCTGACGCTCGGGATGCTGCAGGCCGATCGCTACTGGAAGGATCTGTGCAACACGCTCGGCCTGCCCGAGCTGATCGAGGATCCGCGCTTCAAGGACATCAGCGTGCGCGGCAAGCATTGCAAAGAGCTGGTTGCGATCTTCGACAAGGTGTTCATGACCAAACCCCGCGACGAGTGGATGAAACTGCTGAAGGCGGGCGGTGACTTCATCTACACGGTCGTCAATCGAGTATCCGACCTGCCCGACGATTCCCAGGTGCTGGCCAACGACTACGTCGTTGACTACGAACATCCGGGGCTCGGCGCGATGAAGCTGGTCGGGTTCCCGGTCAAGCTCAGCCAAACGCCGGCCAATCCGCGCGGCCACGCGCCCGAACTGGGCGAACATACCGAGACGCTGCTCACCGAGATGCTCGGCTATAGCTGGGAGGACGTGGCGCGCCTCAAAGAGGCGGGTGTAATCTGA
- the purN gene encoding phosphoribosylglycinamide formyltransferase — MAERAPVKLGVLISGTGTNLQAIIDAVERGELRAEIRLVISNRANVQGLERARRHGVPTRVIEHRRFTSREDFDRALAAALTEHGVELVVCAGFMRLLSPVMLSAFPDRVMNIHPALLPAFPGVHAQKAALEYGVRFSGCTVFFVREGVDDGPIIAQAVVPVMPGDTEESLSERIRAQEHRLYPWAIQLFQAGRLTIEGRTVRVADFPAGDESLALINPRSPNRRA, encoded by the coding sequence ATGGCAGAGCGAGCGCCGGTAAAATTGGGAGTGCTTATCTCCGGCACCGGCACCAACTTGCAGGCGATCATCGACGCGGTCGAGCGCGGCGAACTGCGCGCCGAAATTCGCCTCGTAATATCCAACCGCGCGAACGTGCAGGGTCTCGAGCGCGCCCGGCGGCATGGCGTCCCGACCCGCGTCATCGAGCATCGCCGCTTCACTTCGCGCGAGGATTTCGACCGCGCGCTGGCCGCGGCGCTGACCGAGCACGGCGTCGAGCTCGTCGTATGCGCCGGCTTCATGCGCCTGTTGTCGCCGGTGATGCTGTCCGCGTTTCCGGATCGCGTGATGAACATCCATCCGGCGCTGCTGCCGGCCTTTCCCGGCGTGCACGCGCAAAAGGCGGCGCTGGAATACGGCGTCCGCTTCAGCGGATGCACCGTGTTCTTCGTGCGCGAGGGCGTCGACGACGGCCCGATCATCGCGCAGGCGGTCGTGCCGGTTATGCCCGGCGACACCGAAGAAAGCCTGAGCGAGCGCATCCGCGCGCAGGAGCATCGCCTCTACCCCTGGGCGATTCAGCTTTTCCAGGCAGGCCGCCTGACGATCGAGGGCCGCACCGTGCGTGTCGCCGATTTCCCGGCCGGCGATGAATCGCTCGCGCTCATAAATCCGCGCTCGCCCAATCGCCGCGCCTGA
- a CDS encoding ComF family protein has translation MLHYLLNLLFPQRCAACDASMPIDAKRCICAPCLAAIGPPRPPLCQICGASLNTGEDGRCGRCREAPPAFDSARAITRYRASGTDFAGGGSSAFATLLRRHKYGLDQSTGRALAEYIDAAPPIDAGAYDLVIPVPLHRRRLRWRGFNQAALLGAALARRLKCPLDAATLARIRSTPPQTARDRAQRVRNVRNAFAVLRPTRVAGRRILLVDDVMTTGATADECARVLHAAGARRVDVLTLARVS, from the coding sequence ATGCTGCATTACCTGCTCAACCTTCTCTTTCCGCAGCGATGCGCGGCGTGCGATGCGAGCATGCCGATCGACGCGAAGCGCTGCATCTGTGCGCCCTGCCTGGCCGCGATCGGGCCGCCGCGCCCTCCGCTTTGCCAAATCTGCGGTGCTTCGCTCAATACCGGCGAGGACGGGCGCTGCGGTCGTTGCCGTGAGGCACCGCCGGCTTTCGATTCAGCCCGCGCGATCACGCGGTACCGCGCCAGCGGAACCGATTTCGCGGGCGGCGGATCGAGCGCGTTCGCAACGCTGCTCAGAAGGCACAAGTACGGCCTCGACCAATCGACGGGTCGCGCGCTGGCAGAATATATTGACGCCGCGCCACCGATTGACGCCGGCGCCTACGACCTTGTTATTCCCGTGCCGCTCCATCGCAGGCGGCTTCGATGGCGCGGTTTCAATCAGGCCGCACTTTTGGGCGCGGCGCTCGCCCGCCGCCTCAAATGCCCGCTCGACGCTGCGACGCTCGCGCGCATCCGCTCGACGCCGCCGCAGACCGCCCGTGACCGCGCGCAACGCGTGCGCAACGTCCGCAATGCGTTCGCCGTGCTCCGCCCCACGCGCGTAGCCGGCCGGCGGATTTTGCTGGTTGACGACGTGATGACGACCGGCGCGACCGCCGACGAATGTGCGCGCGTGCTGCACGCGGCCGGCGCCCGGCGCGTCGACGTCCTCACCCTGGCGCGCGTGTCATGA
- the purM gene encoding phosphoribosylformylglycinamidine cyclo-ligase: MARGPSYKSAGVDIDLKERLVPMLRRLARKTLGPHVLGGIGGFGALVALNGGRAMRSPVLVAGTDGVGTKLKIAFMTGRHDTVGIDCVAMCVNDIVCHAARPLFFLDYIATGKLKSAVALALVKGVARGCRLAGMSLVGGETAQMPGFYRSGEYDIAGFAVGVAERAAIPRPEHIRPGDVLIGLASSGLHSNGFSLARRVLLERARLKLNARVAELGCTLADELLRPTKIYAAAASSLFEHFPIRGLANITGGGILENLPRVLPAGIEAIMRRGSWPVPPIFDLIARLGRIGRSEMDRTFNNGLGMIAVVPARQADAVIAHLRGLRTRAYLVGELRRGKRGVRLL; the protein is encoded by the coding sequence ATGGCGCGCGGACCCAGCTACAAATCGGCCGGGGTCGATATCGATCTCAAGGAGCGGCTGGTGCCGATGCTGCGCCGGCTCGCGCGCAAGACGCTCGGGCCGCACGTGCTGGGCGGGATCGGCGGGTTCGGCGCGCTGGTCGCGCTTAACGGCGGGCGGGCGATGCGCTCGCCGGTGCTGGTCGCAGGGACCGATGGCGTCGGAACGAAGCTCAAAATCGCATTCATGACCGGGCGCCACGACACGGTCGGAATCGACTGCGTCGCGATGTGCGTCAACGACATCGTGTGTCACGCCGCGCGACCGTTGTTCTTTCTCGACTACATCGCAACCGGCAAGCTCAAGAGCGCGGTCGCGCTGGCGCTGGTGAAAGGAGTCGCGCGCGGATGCAGGCTCGCCGGGATGAGCCTCGTCGGTGGCGAGACGGCGCAGATGCCCGGCTTCTATCGCTCCGGCGAATACGATATCGCCGGCTTCGCCGTCGGCGTGGCCGAGCGCGCCGCGATTCCGCGCCCCGAGCACATCCGCCCGGGCGACGTGCTGATCGGCCTTGCTTCGAGCGGCCTTCATTCCAACGGCTTCTCGCTCGCCCGGCGAGTCCTGCTCGAGCGCGCGCGCCTGAAACTCAACGCGCGCGTGGCGGAATTGGGCTGCACGCTTGCCGACGAACTGCTGCGGCCGACGAAAATTTACGCCGCCGCCGCGTCATCGCTGTTCGAGCATTTTCCGATTCGCGGGCTCGCCAACATTACCGGCGGCGGGATCCTGGAAAATCTCCCGCGCGTGTTGCCGGCCGGAATCGAGGCGATAATGCGCCGCGGGAGTTGGCCGGTTCCGCCGATCTTCGACCTGATTGCGCGGCTCGGACGAATCGGCCGGTCCGAAATGGATCGCACCTTTAATAACGGCCTCGGCATGATCGCGGTGGTGCCCGCGCGGCAGGCCGATGCCGTTATCGCTCATTTGCGGGGTCTGCGCACTCGGGCTTATCTTGTCGGCGAGCTGCGCCGCGGCAAGCGCGGAGTCAGACTGCTCTAG
- a CDS encoding nuclear transport factor 2 family protein: MPAITGTVEDREQIRELYARYALYIDSSKFEEWVNCFTDDGVFESPSLGKHAGHDALRKFCASYKESWAGAQVRHMMVNVSFDVHGDHAHGTCNLIYFHIKGGKTELTAVGGYRDELRRVNGDWRFAHRKVYVDK; encoded by the coding sequence ATGCCGGCGATTACCGGAACCGTCGAGGATCGCGAGCAGATTCGCGAGCTGTATGCCCGTTACGCGTTGTACATCGATTCGAGCAAGTTCGAGGAGTGGGTCAACTGCTTCACCGATGACGGCGTTTTCGAAAGTCCGTCGCTCGGCAAGCACGCCGGCCATGACGCGCTGCGCAAGTTCTGCGCGTCGTACAAGGAGTCTTGGGCGGGCGCGCAGGTGCGGCACATGATGGTGAACGTGAGCTTCGACGTTCACGGCGATCACGCTCACGGCACCTGCAATCTGATCTATTTCCACATCAAGGGCGGCAAGACCGAGCTGACTGCGGTCGGCGGTTATCGCGACGAACTGCGCAGGGTCAACGGCGACTGGCGCTTTGCCCATCGGAAGGTTTACGTCGATAAATAG